One genomic segment of Cytobacillus sp. FSL H8-0458 includes these proteins:
- a CDS encoding DCC1-like thiol-disulfide oxidoreductase family protein, with amino-acid sequence MKTIALYDGTCSLCKETKRIFKKLDWLNKVEWISLQEYEKMADSFTFSRHDLRRELHIITPSGSVK; translated from the coding sequence ATGAAGACAATTGCCCTATATGATGGAACATGTTCCTTATGCAAGGAAACAAAAAGAATCTTTAAAAAACTCGATTGGCTGAATAAAGTGGAATGGATCTCCCTGCAGGAATATGAAAAAATGGCGGATTCTTTCACATTTTCCAGACATGATTTGCGGAGGGAGCTTCATATTATTACCCCCTCGGGCAGCGTGAAAAA
- the pckA gene encoding phosphoenolpyruvate carboxykinase (ATP): protein MNSVSISNELSELLNGSNIQVQLSVPQLVEKVLNRNEGSLTSTGAVRATTGKYTGRSPKDKYIVEEASNKDKMDWGSVNQPISEEAFSNLYNKVINYLKEKEEVFVFKGFAGADKKHRMPIQVINEYAWHNLFAHQLFIRPAEDELLDHQAEFTVISAPNFKADPAVDGTKSETFIIISFERRTVLIGGTEYAGEMKKSIFSVMNYMLPENGILPMHCSANVGREGDVALFFGLSGTGKTTLSADPNRKLIGDDEHGWSANGVFNIEGGCYAKCINLSREKEPQIFDAIRFGAVLENVVVNSETRVADYDDSTLTENTRAAYQLQAIDNIVDPSIAGHPNTIVFLTADAFGVLPPISKLSKEQAMYHFLSGYTSKLAGTERGITSPQATFSTCFGSPFLPLPANRYAEMLGEKIDEHNAKVFLVNTGWTGGEYGVGERMKLAYTRAMVEAALEGELNNVETIKDEIFGLEIPQHVTGVPDEVLQPNKTWADQATYEAKAKELAAKFRENFKKFTSVSSDIEEKGGPIA from the coding sequence ATGAACTCTGTAAGCATATCAAACGAATTGAGTGAATTATTAAATGGCAGCAACATTCAAGTGCAATTATCCGTTCCTCAGCTTGTGGAAAAAGTTTTAAACCGCAATGAAGGGTCCCTTACTTCCACCGGGGCTGTACGCGCTACTACAGGAAAGTATACAGGGCGTTCCCCTAAAGATAAATACATTGTTGAAGAAGCATCAAATAAAGATAAAATGGACTGGGGCAGCGTAAACCAGCCCATCTCTGAAGAAGCATTCTCTAATCTTTATAATAAAGTAATCAATTACTTAAAAGAAAAAGAAGAAGTATTTGTGTTCAAAGGCTTCGCTGGTGCTGACAAAAAACACCGCATGCCTATTCAGGTGATCAACGAATATGCCTGGCATAACCTTTTTGCACACCAGTTATTCATTCGTCCGGCAGAAGACGAGCTATTGGATCATCAGGCAGAGTTCACTGTCATTTCTGCGCCTAATTTCAAAGCAGACCCTGCTGTTGACGGCACAAAGTCAGAAACATTCATTATCATTTCATTCGAGCGCCGCACTGTTTTAATTGGCGGGACAGAATATGCAGGTGAAATGAAAAAGTCCATCTTCTCTGTTATGAACTATATGCTTCCAGAAAACGGAATCCTTCCGATGCACTGTTCAGCAAACGTTGGACGTGAAGGTGATGTGGCTTTATTCTTTGGCTTATCCGGAACTGGAAAAACAACTTTATCTGCAGATCCGAATCGCAAGCTGATCGGTGATGACGAGCATGGCTGGTCTGCGAATGGAGTCTTCAATATTGAGGGCGGATGCTACGCGAAATGCATCAACTTATCCCGTGAAAAAGAACCGCAAATTTTTGATGCAATCCGCTTTGGAGCTGTGCTGGAAAATGTGGTGGTAAACAGCGAAACCCGCGTTGCAGATTACGATGACAGCACTTTAACTGAAAATACACGTGCGGCATACCAGCTTCAGGCCATCGATAATATCGTTGACCCAAGCATTGCCGGACATCCTAATACAATCGTATTCTTAACAGCTGACGCATTTGGCGTATTGCCTCCAATCTCTAAACTATCAAAAGAGCAGGCAATGTACCATTTCTTAAGCGGCTATACATCCAAGCTTGCAGGAACTGAGCGCGGCATTACATCACCGCAGGCAACGTTCTCTACATGCTTTGGATCACCTTTCCTTCCGCTTCCTGCAAATCGTTATGCTGAAATGCTTGGCGAGAAAATCGATGAGCATAACGCAAAAGTCTTCCTTGTAAACACAGGATGGACTGGCGGAGAGTATGGAGTCGGCGAACGCATGAAGCTTGCCTACACTCGTGCTATGGTGGAAGCTGCACTAGAAGGTGAATTAAACAACGTAGAAACAATCAAGGACGAAATCTTTGGACTGGAAATTCCTCAGCACGTTACAGGAGTGCCTGATGAAGTTCTTCAGCCAAACAAAACATGGGCCGATCAGGCTACTTATGAAGCGAAAGCAAAAGAGCTTGCTGCTAAATTCCGTGAAAACTTCAAGAAGTTTACAAGCGTTTCATCTGACATCGAAGAAAAAGGCGGACCAATCGCATAA
- a CDS encoding DUF2584 domain-containing protein — MGMPLELNTMIVTKGREKRLDENYFSLVKEGYRLYPLDIPVEVKRTIDGDLNGMGVIRKVEWENSQTLITYQLVSLNSTN; from the coding sequence ATGGGTATGCCTTTAGAGCTGAACACAATGATCGTTACAAAAGGAAGGGAAAAAAGGCTTGATGAGAATTATTTTTCACTTGTCAAAGAAGGTTACAGATTATATCCACTCGATATCCCGGTCGAAGTGAAAAGAACAATTGACGGTGACCTGAACGGAATGGGAGTCATCAGAAAAGTGGAATGGGAAAACAGTCAGACACTCATTACTTATCAGCTTGTTTCTTTAAACTCAACAAACTAG
- a CDS encoding alpha/beta hydrolase family protein, whose protein sequence is MKFRNGQIINKQRFPSPNPAIELSVVTYQANGLHIKGLLAEPKGEELYDGFLYLRGGIKNVGKVRPSRIVQFACEGFIVFAPFYRGNQGGDGNEDFAGEDRQDAFAAFTLLQEHARVKRVHIFGFSRGGVMALLTAIEFPQAASIVTWGGVSDMFLTYVERKDLRRMMKRVIGGTPTKFPERYKYRTPLFQLEQLQAPVLIIHGEQDHNVSVEHSYRLEKRMKALNKEVDSWYFPEYTHYFPPAVNRKTVEDLGAWMKSHE, encoded by the coding sequence ATGAAATTCAGGAACGGCCAAATCATCAATAAACAGAGATTCCCTTCGCCAAATCCGGCAATCGAATTATCTGTTGTTACCTATCAGGCAAATGGATTACATATAAAAGGCCTGCTGGCAGAGCCAAAGGGGGAGGAGCTATATGATGGATTCCTTTACCTGAGAGGAGGCATAAAAAATGTCGGGAAAGTAAGACCTTCCCGGATTGTCCAGTTTGCCTGTGAAGGTTTTATTGTATTCGCGCCATTTTACAGAGGAAATCAAGGGGGAGACGGAAACGAAGACTTTGCAGGGGAGGACAGACAGGACGCATTTGCTGCGTTTACCCTTCTTCAGGAGCATGCCCGGGTAAAAAGAGTTCATATTTTTGGTTTTTCCCGTGGCGGCGTAATGGCCTTGCTTACTGCAATCGAGTTTCCGCAAGCCGCGTCCATTGTAACATGGGGAGGGGTGAGTGATATGTTTCTCACCTATGTGGAGCGCAAGGATCTCCGGAGAATGATGAAACGGGTAATCGGCGGAACTCCGACAAAGTTTCCGGAACGGTATAAATACCGCACCCCGCTTTTTCAATTGGAGCAGTTGCAGGCGCCTGTCTTAATCATTCATGGAGAACAGGATCACAATGTTTCGGTGGAGCATTCCTATCGCCTCGAAAAAAGGATGAAGGCTCTTAATAAAGAAGTGGATAGCTGGTATTTCCCTGAATATACCCACTACTTTCCGCCAGCCGTGAACCGGAAGACGGTAGAGGATTTAGGTGCGTGGATGAAAAGTCATGAATAA
- a CDS encoding ABC transporter substrate-binding protein, with protein MKKWMKTSMLLLLAVILTVPLAACGKDEMQTVRIAEVTRSIFYAPQYVALEKGFFEEEGLKVELTTTAGGDKTMTALLSDSADIALVGSETSIYVSAQGSNDPVINFAQLTQTDGTFLVSRNKIDNFSWDMLEGKTFLGQRKGGMPQMAGEFVLKKHGIDPHQDLDLIQNIDYANIAPAFASGTGEFVQLFEPTASVFEKEGKGYIVASFGTESGHIPYTTFMTKQSYIDENKETVEKFTRAIYKAQQWVEDHSAKETAEAIQGYFDNTELEIIEMVVDRYKSQGSFATDPILDTEEWDNLQNIMEEAGELPKRIEHGTLVNTDIAEGVMK; from the coding sequence ATGAAAAAATGGATGAAAACAAGCATGCTTCTTTTGCTTGCAGTGATACTGACCGTTCCTTTGGCAGCCTGCGGAAAGGATGAAATGCAAACTGTCCGTATTGCTGAAGTGACACGTTCCATCTTCTATGCTCCACAGTATGTAGCCCTTGAGAAAGGTTTCTTTGAAGAAGAAGGGCTTAAAGTAGAGCTTACAACAACAGCCGGCGGAGATAAAACAATGACCGCACTGCTGTCGGATAGCGCTGATATTGCGCTTGTAGGTTCAGAGACTTCCATTTACGTTTCGGCTCAGGGCTCCAATGATCCGGTCATTAACTTTGCACAGCTAACCCAAACGGATGGAACATTCCTGGTTTCCCGGAATAAAATCGACAACTTTTCATGGGATATGCTGGAAGGCAAAACATTTCTCGGGCAGCGTAAAGGCGGCATGCCGCAGATGGCCGGCGAGTTTGTATTGAAAAAGCATGGCATTGATCCGCACCAGGATTTGGATTTAATCCAAAATATTGATTATGCCAATATTGCTCCAGCCTTCGCTTCCGGCACCGGTGAATTTGTTCAGCTTTTTGAACCTACTGCAAGTGTATTTGAAAAAGAAGGAAAAGGATATATTGTTGCTTCCTTTGGAACCGAATCAGGACATATACCTTATACCACATTCATGACAAAACAAAGCTATATTGATGAAAATAAGGAAACTGTTGAGAAATTCACAAGAGCGATTTATAAAGCACAGCAATGGGTTGAGGATCATAGCGCGAAAGAAACGGCAGAAGCTATTCAAGGATATTTTGACAACACCGAGCTTGAAATCATTGAAATGGTAGTAGACCGCTATAAGAGTCAGGGGTCTTTTGCAACAGATCCTATTCTGGATACTGAAGAATGGGATAACCTGCAGAACATTATGGAAGAAGCAGGAGAGCTCCCTAAGCGCATAGAGCATGGCACACTTGTCAACACAGATATTGCTGAAGGGGTAATGAAGTAA
- a CDS encoding ABC transporter ATP-binding protein has protein sequence MDFLKVDSVHHTYFTKTSAVTALSDVSLEVEEGEFVSFLGPSGCGKTTLLSIIAGLFEPTEGTVTLEGKRVETAENEIGYMLQQDYLFPWKNIEENILLGLKIGNSLTSDKKAYALKLLQEMGLKGVESQFPKQLSGGMRQRVALVRTLATGPKLLMLDEPFSALDYQTKLKLEDLVSDTLKSFGKTAILVTHDIGEAISMSDRVFLFSARPGQLHKTFVIPKELRDETPFNARNHEAYPAIFQTIWKELESLEPAGER, from the coding sequence ATGGATTTTCTGAAAGTTGATTCTGTCCACCACACTTATTTTACGAAAACCTCTGCTGTCACGGCCCTCTCCGATGTTTCGCTTGAAGTGGAGGAAGGAGAATTTGTTTCCTTCCTCGGTCCAAGCGGATGCGGTAAGACAACATTGCTTTCCATCATAGCGGGCTTGTTTGAACCCACAGAAGGCACTGTCACACTTGAAGGAAAGCGGGTTGAAACAGCAGAAAATGAAATTGGCTATATGCTTCAGCAGGATTATCTTTTTCCCTGGAAGAACATAGAAGAAAATATACTGCTGGGGCTGAAAATCGGGAATAGCCTTACTTCTGACAAAAAAGCTTATGCACTGAAGCTCCTTCAGGAGATGGGACTAAAAGGTGTAGAGTCACAGTTTCCAAAGCAGCTTTCAGGCGGAATGCGCCAGCGGGTTGCCCTTGTAAGAACACTTGCAACCGGCCCAAAGCTGCTTATGCTTGATGAACCCTTTTCCGCATTGGATTATCAAACCAAACTGAAGCTTGAGGATCTGGTCTCTGACACGCTTAAATCTTTCGGAAAGACAGCCATACTGGTTACACATGATATTGGTGAGGCAATCAGCATGAGTGATCGTGTTTTTCTCTTCTCCGCAAGGCCCGGACAGCTTCATAAGACATTTGTCATACCAAAAGAATTAAGAGATGAAACCCCTTTTAACGCAAGAAATCATGAAGCATATCCAGCGATTTTTCAAACTATATGGAAGGAGCTGGAGTCCCTTGAGCCCGCAGGAGAACGTTAA
- a CDS encoding ABC transporter permease — protein MSPQENVKFLHQKYIRSLNREKKWVRFYQAVIFIVFFSGWELASQKQWIDPLIFSAPSKVWGLFLTKIQDGTLMVDLGYTLSETVFGFILGTFLGTFLAAILWWSPMLSKIADPYLVVLNSMPKVALGPILIVALGPSFTSIVAMGAIISIIITTIVVYTSFKEVDPNYIKVLQTFGANRFQIFREAILPASFPTIISTLKVNVGLSWVGVIVGEFLVSSKGLGYMIIYGFQVFNFTLVMLSLLVIAVFATVMYQLVELLERKLIKNGS, from the coding sequence TTGAGCCCGCAGGAGAACGTTAAATTCCTCCACCAGAAGTATATCCGGTCGCTGAACCGCGAAAAGAAGTGGGTCCGCTTCTATCAGGCTGTCATCTTTATCGTGTTTTTTTCAGGATGGGAGCTGGCGAGCCAAAAGCAATGGATTGACCCGCTGATTTTCAGTGCACCTTCTAAAGTATGGGGATTATTTTTAACCAAAATACAGGATGGCACCTTGATGGTGGATTTAGGCTACACTTTGTCTGAAACCGTATTTGGATTCATTTTGGGCACTTTTTTAGGCACATTCCTGGCAGCCATCCTCTGGTGGTCACCAATGCTTTCAAAAATAGCGGATCCCTATTTGGTTGTCCTGAATTCAATGCCAAAGGTTGCTCTTGGCCCTATCTTAATCGTCGCTTTAGGCCCGAGCTTTACTTCGATCGTTGCCATGGGTGCGATTATTTCGATCATCATCACAACCATTGTCGTGTATACATCTTTCAAAGAAGTAGACCCCAATTATATTAAAGTGCTTCAAACCTTTGGGGCTAATCGATTTCAAATCTTCAGGGAAGCCATTTTGCCTGCTTCATTTCCGACCATTATTTCAACATTAAAGGTGAATGTGGGGTTATCCTGGGTAGGGGTGATCGTCGGCGAATTCCTTGTATCCTCAAAAGGTCTTGGATACATGATTATTTACGGATTCCAAGTATTTAACTTCACCCTTGTTATGCTTTCATTGCTTGTAATCGCTGTTTTTGCAACAGTGATGTATCAGCTGGTTGAACTCCTGGAGAGAAAACTAATTAAGAATGGTTCATAA
- the ytkD gene encoding RNA deprotection pyrophosphohydrolase, with the protein METFLDENGGKVRFSFNKRAFETEPEHVLVICRYGDQWLLTNHKKRGWEFPGGKREQGESLEEAARREVYEETGADLNSLHFIGEYEVNLDKERFVKAIFFAEVENLNNTNQYFETNGPILTGENLLEDRWNSQYSFIMKDKVVEKSLEKILKEK; encoded by the coding sequence ATGGAAACCTTTTTGGATGAAAACGGCGGGAAAGTGCGCTTTTCTTTTAATAAAAGAGCATTCGAAACAGAGCCTGAACATGTTCTGGTCATTTGCCGCTATGGTGACCAATGGCTGCTGACGAATCATAAAAAGAGGGGATGGGAATTTCCGGGCGGTAAAAGAGAACAGGGTGAGTCTCTTGAAGAGGCAGCCAGAAGAGAAGTATATGAAGAAACCGGAGCAGACTTAAATAGTCTGCATTTTATTGGCGAATATGAAGTTAACTTGGACAAAGAGCGTTTTGTCAAAGCTATTTTTTTTGCAGAGGTGGAAAACCTCAACAATACAAATCAATACTTTGAAACAAACGGTCCCATCCTGACAGGGGAAAACCTGCTTGAAGACAGATGGAACAGTCAATACAGCTTCATCATGAAGGATAAAGTAGTTGAAAAGAGCCTCGAAAAAATTTTGAAGGAAAAATAA
- a CDS encoding DUF6612 family protein — protein MYILKKSLAILTGFFMILMLTACNETAKPVNESAAGTEKEEAKTEESSEMTLEEVLKKSTEASEELKSFSVKMDMNQEMSSGAEGENMNIDSVIDMDVTTDPMAFYQKMTMSMAGAEETYDIESYFTEEGMFLYDAAGQQWMKFPKEMSDDLLQMSSQQTNPGEELKKLQEFVDDFTFEQDAKSYILKLKADGEKFNDFVKETAAETLPPELAANGEMLDNMNINSVEYEIVIDKETFYPSVLNMIMDMEITAEGQKISMKQNMNGQYSNYNKVEDITVPQEVLDTAVEMEM, from the coding sequence GTGTATATCTTGAAAAAATCTCTCGCAATCCTTACCGGCTTCTTTATGATTTTAATGCTGACTGCATGTAACGAAACGGCGAAGCCTGTAAATGAATCAGCAGCCGGCACAGAAAAGGAAGAAGCAAAAACAGAAGAATCTTCTGAAATGACATTGGAGGAAGTTTTAAAGAAATCAACTGAGGCTTCGGAAGAACTGAAAAGCTTCTCAGTAAAAATGGATATGAACCAGGAAATGAGCTCTGGTGCTGAAGGGGAAAATATGAATATCGATTCTGTCATTGATATGGATGTCACAACAGATCCGATGGCTTTTTATCAGAAGATGACTATGTCAATGGCAGGCGCAGAAGAAACTTATGATATTGAAAGCTATTTTACGGAAGAAGGCATGTTTCTTTATGATGCAGCCGGTCAGCAGTGGATGAAGTTCCCTAAAGAAATGTCTGATGATTTGCTTCAAATGTCCAGCCAGCAGACAAATCCTGGTGAGGAATTGAAGAAACTGCAGGAGTTTGTGGACGATTTCACCTTTGAACAGGACGCTAAAAGCTATATTCTGAAACTGAAAGCCGATGGAGAAAAATTTAATGATTTCGTGAAGGAAACGGCAGCAGAAACTCTCCCGCCCGAACTGGCCGCCAATGGTGAGATGCTTGATAACATGAACATCAATAGCGTGGAATATGAAATTGTGATTGATAAAGAAACTTTTTACCCGAGCGTGCTGAATATGATTATGGACATGGAAATCACGGCAGAAGGCCAAAAAATCTCCATGAAACAGAACATGAACGGCCAATACTCAAACTATAATAAAGTTGAGGATATTACTGTTCCACAGGAAGTTCTTGATACAGCTGTGGAAATGGAAATGTAG
- a CDS encoding hydrolase has product MEGNKKTYYITLGSGEISQSATDSTWNYKIEANDDEIIALREYFDQNYSTEWQNFFRAHVPYVQYHYDRENDAYDETMKRIYGMIYDLGDDDAKKHIESMGILTEEEHK; this is encoded by the coding sequence TTGGAAGGAAATAAAAAAACGTATTATATAACACTTGGTTCGGGTGAGATTTCTCAAAGCGCCACTGACTCCACCTGGAATTATAAAATTGAGGCAAATGATGATGAGATTATTGCCTTAAGAGAATATTTTGACCAGAACTATTCGACAGAATGGCAAAATTTTTTCAGAGCCCATGTTCCTTATGTTCAATACCATTATGACCGTGAAAACGACGCCTATGATGAAACAATGAAAAGAATATATGGGATGATATATGATCTTGGAGATGATGATGCTAAAAAGCATATTGAAAGCATGGGAATCCTGACGGAAGAGGAACATAAATAA
- a CDS encoding DUF6154 family protein — translation MKLIDELYELYRNKLTGDEEDIDMLAFAFLEEMNREDLLNIIKDLDNQELYDLMGLYLIESLKGKFASENYGQRRSPIIHHRNIH, via the coding sequence ATGAAACTGATTGATGAGCTATATGAACTTTACAGGAATAAGCTTACGGGTGATGAAGAGGATATTGATATGCTCGCTTTTGCCTTCTTAGAAGAAATGAACAGAGAAGACCTGCTGAATATTATCAAGGACCTTGATAATCAGGAATTATATGATTTAATGGGGCTTTATTTAATTGAGAGCTTAAAAGGCAAATTTGCCAGTGAAAATTACGGCCAGCGCAGAAGCCCGATCATTCACCACCGGAACATACACTAA
- a CDS encoding Dps family protein — protein sequence MSKELVKAVNQQVANWTVLYVKLHNYHWYIKGKNFFTLHAKFEELYNEANVHVDELAERILALEAKPVATMKEVLETSSLKEATGNENEEQMVQSVVDDFEKMVDELQEAIELAEEAKDEGTGDMLIAVKQSLKKHIWMLKAYLG from the coding sequence ATGAGTAAAGAATTAGTAAAAGCTGTTAACCAGCAAGTAGCAAACTGGACAGTTCTATATGTAAAGCTCCACAATTACCATTGGTATATTAAAGGGAAAAACTTTTTTACCCTTCATGCGAAGTTTGAAGAGCTTTATAATGAAGCGAACGTTCATGTAGATGAACTGGCTGAGAGAATTCTTGCTCTTGAGGCTAAGCCGGTTGCTACGATGAAGGAAGTTCTGGAGACCAGTTCCCTTAAAGAAGCGACAGGAAACGAAAATGAAGAACAAATGGTTCAATCTGTCGTTGACGACTTCGAAAAAATGGTGGACGAGCTTCAGGAAGCAATCGAGCTTGCAGAAGAAGCCAAAGATGAAGGAACAGGCGACATGCTGATTGCTGTAAAGCAAAGCTTGAAAAAACATATCTGGATGCTTAAAGCATACCTTGGATAA
- the ytzI gene encoding YtzI protein, which produces MYTVLVISIIIVIVVLLLSVITTSKAYQFKHTVDPIDPLPDSEQEQKEAKEEREDNQTRS; this is translated from the coding sequence ATGTATACGGTATTAGTCATATCGATCATAATCGTGATTGTGGTTCTGCTGCTGAGCGTTATTACCACATCAAAGGCTTACCAATTCAAGCACACGGTAGACCCAATTGATCCGCTTCCTGACAGCGAGCAGGAACAAAAAGAGGCTAAAGAGGAGCGAGAAGATAACCAAACCCGTTCGTAA
- the cls gene encoding cardiolipin synthase produces the protein MDIYSMMLTVFLVLNIILAVFVIFLERRDAGATWAWLMVLFFLPLLGFFMYLFFGQNLTRRKMFQWEDRKKIGIDELLNNQIRGIKEKDFHFRNEIIENSKDLIYMHLVNNDAVLTQDNEIRIFTDGKDKFNSLIEDIKSATDHIHLQYYIFKRDNLGKSLINLLTEKAREGVKVRLLYDELGSRSLHKRAFKDLIAAGGEIEAFFPSRLHFINLRINYRNHRKIAIIDGRIGYVGGFNVGDEYLGLNPKFGYWRDTHLRIRGSAVHSLQTRFILDWNQASNRHDIFYAPEYFPLGESQDSVGMQIVTSGPDSEWEQIKNGYIKMISSARKSIYIQTPYFIPDASLLDALKIAALSGVEVNIMIPNKPDHMFVYWATYSYIGEMLKVNANIFVYENGFIHAKTLIVDEKVSSVGTANIDVRSFRLNFEVNAFIYDQEVSKELTESFKEDVQLSTNLTAEDYRNRALKIKLKESISRLLSPIL, from the coding sequence ATGGATATATACTCCATGATGCTTACAGTATTTTTAGTATTAAACATTATCCTGGCAGTATTTGTTATCTTTCTGGAGCGGAGGGATGCAGGCGCCACATGGGCATGGCTCATGGTTTTGTTCTTTCTTCCTCTTCTTGGTTTTTTCATGTACCTCTTTTTTGGACAGAACTTAACCCGAAGAAAGATGTTCCAATGGGAAGACCGCAAAAAAATTGGAATCGATGAACTGCTGAACAATCAAATCAGAGGAATTAAAGAAAAGGATTTCCATTTTCGAAATGAAATCATTGAAAACTCTAAAGACCTTATCTACATGCACCTTGTGAACAATGATGCGGTATTGACCCAGGATAACGAGATCAGGATTTTCACAGACGGGAAAGATAAATTCAATTCGCTTATAGAAGATATAAAAAGTGCAACCGATCATATCCATCTGCAATATTATATTTTCAAGAGAGACAACCTGGGGAAAAGCTTAATCAATCTTTTAACGGAAAAGGCCAGGGAAGGCGTCAAAGTCAGACTTCTCTATGATGAACTTGGCTCAAGAAGCCTGCATAAAAGGGCTTTTAAAGACCTGATTGCGGCAGGCGGAGAAATTGAGGCCTTTTTCCCTTCGCGGCTGCATTTTATCAATTTGAGAATCAATTACCGGAACCATAGGAAAATTGCCATAATTGACGGCCGGATTGGGTATGTTGGCGGTTTCAATGTCGGGGATGAATATCTCGGGCTGAATCCAAAGTTCGGGTATTGGCGTGATACCCATTTAAGAATTAGAGGAAGTGCTGTCCATTCCCTGCAGACCCGCTTTATCCTGGACTGGAACCAGGCTTCCAACCGCCATGACATTTTCTATGCTCCTGAGTATTTTCCGCTGGGCGAGTCTCAGGATAGCGTAGGGATGCAGATAGTTACCAGCGGTCCGGATTCCGAATGGGAACAAATTAAAAATGGATATATAAAAATGATTTCATCTGCACGCAAGTCTATTTATATCCAAACTCCATATTTTATTCCTGATGCAAGCCTGCTGGATGCATTGAAAATAGCTGCATTGTCAGGTGTGGAAGTGAATATTATGATTCCGAATAAACCTGACCACATGTTTGTTTATTGGGCCACTTACTCCTATATCGGGGAAATGCTAAAAGTAAATGCAAATATCTTTGTTTACGAAAATGGATTCATACATGCAAAAACACTGATTGTGGATGAAAAAGTATCATCGGTAGGAACTGCGAATATAGACGTCAGAAGCTTCAGGCTCAATTTTGAAGTAAATGCTTTTATTTACGATCAGGAAGTTTCAAAAGAACTGACTGAGAGCTTTAAGGAAGATGTCCAGCTTTCAACAAACCTGACTGCAGAAGATTACAGAAATAGGGCATTGAAAATAAAATTGAAAGAATCCATTTCAAGGCTCCTATCGCCAATACTATAA
- a CDS encoding S-ribosylhomocysteine lyase produces MPSVESFELDHNAVKAPYVRHCGVHKVGSDGLVNKFDIRFCQPNKQAMKPDVIHTLEHLLAFNIRTHAEKYDHFDIIDISPMGCQTGYYLVVSGEPSVEEIIDLLEATMKDAVEIAEIPAANEKQCGQAKLHDLEGAKRLMRFWLQQSKDNLKQVFA; encoded by the coding sequence ATGCCTTCAGTAGAAAGTTTCGAGTTGGATCATAATGCTGTAAAAGCGCCTTACGTGAGGCACTGCGGTGTCCATAAGGTGGGCAGTGACGGATTAGTGAACAAGTTTGATATCCGGTTCTGCCAGCCAAATAAACAGGCGATGAAGCCGGATGTCATACACACACTTGAGCATCTGCTTGCGTTTAATATCCGTACTCATGCAGAGAAATATGACCATTTCGACATTATTGATATTTCCCCGATGGGCTGCCAGACTGGCTATTATTTAGTCGTAAGCGGTGAGCCGTCAGTTGAAGAAATAATTGATCTGCTGGAAGCTACAATGAAAGACGCGGTTGAAATTGCCGAAATCCCTGCTGCAAATGAGAAGCAATGCGGGCAGGCGAAGCTTCATGATCTTGAAGGGGCAAAGCGTCTTATGAGGTTCTGGCTGCAGCAATCGAAGGATAATTTGAAACAGGTTTTTGCATAA
- the yidD gene encoding membrane protein insertion efficiency factor YidD produces the protein MLKKILISIFRFYQIVISPLKPPTCRFYPTCSHYGLESVKRFGAFKGGWLTIKRILKCHPLHPGGVDLVPEQWPKKKKN, from the coding sequence ATGCTAAAAAAAATTCTCATTTCAATATTTCGTTTTTATCAAATTGTGATTTCCCCGCTCAAGCCTCCTACATGCCGGTTTTATCCGACATGTTCTCATTATGGGCTGGAGTCAGTTAAGCGATTCGGCGCCTTCAAGGGCGGCTGGCTGACAATAAAACGGATCCTTAAATGCCATCCCCTTCATCCGGGCGGTGTCGACCTGGTTCCAGAGCAATGGCCAAAAAAGAAAAAGAATTAA